GTTTTATGGTGATGGTTATGAAGGATTACCGGATGATGCCCCGTTTGATAAGATTCTTGTTACAGCTGCACCTGATAAGGTTCCAGAAAAGCTAATGTATCAATTGCGAATTGGTGGATGGATGGTTGTACCTGTAGGTGGTAGATCGGGACAAAAAATGACAATTATAAAACGAACCGGAGAAGAGTCATTTAAAGAGTCTTTACATGGTGATTTTATATTTGTACCAATGCAAAAAGGGGTTGAAAAGTAAACTCATCAACCCCTGGGTAAAATATCTCTTAATATTATTTATTCGCTTCCTTTACTATAATTTGGTGCTTCACGTGTAATCATAACACCGTGAGGATGACTTTCTGTATATCCTGCAGCTGTAATTCTGGTGAATTTTGCTTCGTGAAGTTTTTCAATATTCTCGGCACCACAGTAACCCATTCCGGCACGCAGACCTCCAACCATCTGGTAGATAACTTCCTGCAAGGTGCCTTTGAAAGGAACTCTGGCTTCAATACCTTCCGGAACAAGTTTCTTAATATCGTCCTCAACATCCTGAAAGTATCTGTCTTTAGAACCCTGTTGCATTGCAGAAAGGGAACCCATGCCTCGATATGTTTTGAATTTCCTTCCGTTAAATATGATAGTTTCACCCGGTGACTCTTCAGTCCCTGCAAGCATAGAGCCCATCATTACTGAAGAGCCTCCTGCAGCAAGTGCTTTAACAATGTCGCCTGAATATCGAAGTCCACCATCTGCAATTAAAGGTATTCCAGTTCCTTTAAGCGCTTTTGATACTTCATAAATTGCAGATAGTTGAGGAACACCCACACCTGCTATTACACGGGTTGTACAAATTGAACCTGGTCCAATACCTACTTTTATACCATCCGCTCCGGCTTCAACTAGAAACTTTGCAGCCTCCGGAGTTGCAATATTACCTACTACCACATCGATTTGAGGGAATTTCTCCTTCACGAGTTTTAACATATCAGCAACACCTTTTGAATGACCATGTGCAGTGTCAATAACTATTGCATCCACCCCGGCTTCAACTAGTGCGGTTGCTCTCTCGATAGAGTCTGCAGTAACACCAATTCCTGCTGCAACTCGAAGTCTTCCCTGTTCATCTTTACAGGCAAAAGGCTTGTCTTTAGCTTTTGTGATATCTTTATATGTGATAAGTCCTACCAGCTTATAGTTGGCATCTACAACCGGTAGTTTTTCTATTTTATGTTTTTGTAGGATCTCTGCTGCATTATCAAGGTCAGTAGAAATTGTTGTGGTAACAAGGTTATCCTTTGTCATAACCACCTCTATCTTCTTATCCATTTCCTTTTCAAAACGGAGATCACGATTAGTAACAATACCAACCAGGATATTATCACCGTTGACTACCGGAATCCCTCCAATCTTATACTCAGACATCAGACCCAGTGCGTCTGATACAGTTTTATCAGGAGTGATGCTTATTGGATCCAGTATCATTCCATTCTCAGCGCGTTTAACCGCTTTTACCTGTTTTGCCTGCTCATCAATACTCATATTTTTATGTATAACTCCAATACCACCTTCTCTTGCTATAGCAATAGCCATAACAGTTTCGGTTACAGTATCCATGGCTGCTGAAACCATAGGGATATTGAGCATTATATTTTTTGAGAATTTTGTCTGCAGGCTTACATCACGTGGTAGCACCTGAGAATAGGCTGGAACAAGAAGGAGGTCGTCAAAAGTCAAACCTTCCATAACAATTTTATCTGCAATAAATGACATAAACTTTACCTTTATATTTTTATTGCATACAAAAGTATATATTTTTTATCTAACGACTCTCTTTCTTGATGTTAAATAACATTGTATAGGATAATGCAATGGATTATAACAAATCTAATTTCTTGAATACTTTTGTGATATTTTCTATTGCAAAATCAATCTGATCTATTGTGTGTGTTGCCATCAATGAAAAACGTATGAGAGTATCTCCGGGAGAAACAGCAGGTGAAACCACAGGATTTACAAATATTCCATTTTCAAACAGCATTTTTGTAATAAGAAATGTTTTATCATTATCCCTAACATAGAGTGGCATAATTGGAGTTGAAGTAGGTCCTAATTCAAACCCTCGCTCCTTAAATTGATTTATTGCATAGTATGTCAATTCCCAAAGTCGCTTTACCCTCTCAGGTTCAGACTTTAAAATATCAAGTGCCGCAGTAGCAGCCGCAGTAGCAGCCGGTGTTATACTTGCACTAAAGATATTAGTTCTTGCATTGTGTCTCAAATAGTTGATAACTGGATAATCTCCTGCTATAAAACCTCCAATAGATGCAAGTGACTTGCTAAAGGTTCCCATTACCAGATCCACATCTCCCAGTAAGCCAAAATGATCACATACACCGCGACCACTATATTTTTTACCGAGTACTCCTAAACTGTGAGCCTCATCAACCATTATATTGGCATTATATTTACGAGCCAGTTTCACAATTTCAGGCAGATTGGTCAAATCACCTTCCATGCTAAACACACCATCTACCACAATAAGCTTAACACTCTGTGCATCACAGCGCTTGAGCTGCTTCTCGAGGTGTGCCATATCATTATGCCTGAATTTATACTTCGTAGAAAAAGAGGTCCTTAATCCCTCAATTATTGAAGCGTGATCTCTTTCATCCCATATTATATAATCTTCACGACCTGTAAGGCAACCTAAAACACCTTCGTTTACAGAGAATCCGGTAGAAAATACAATAGCTTCATCTTTATTCATAAAATTGGCAAGCTTTCTCTCCAATTCTATGTGTATATCCAGAGTCCCATTTAAAAAACGAGAGCCCGCCATTCCGGTCCCATATTTTTTAGTTGCAGCTACTGCAGCTTCAATAACTTTTGGATGATTTGTCAGTCCTAAATATGCATTAGAACCAAACATCAGTACTTTCTTGCCACTTATGACAACTTCGGTATCCTGATCACTTTCTATAGCCCTGAAATATGGGTATATTCCTGCTGCCTTCGCACGTTGCGGGGCATCATATTTCATCATTTTTTCTCTTAGCAAGTTCATTTGAAGAAAATTAATAAAAATATTTTTTCACGAAGCCATTGTACAAAGATAGTAATAAATTTAAAAACAATATTCACATCATGATTAACACAGTTTTTATTAATAATAAAAGTGATTACTTTTACAAAACATTTTTCTTAACAGAGCGTTTTAACAAAGTATGGTACAAAAATAATAAAACAGTAAAATTATGATCAGTGAAAAATTAGAAGCAGCAATCAACAAACAGATTAATGCCGAATTATGGTCTGCTTATCTCTATCTTTCTATGTCGGCTCATTTTGCAAACAATGCATTGCCCGGTTTTGCAAATTGGTTTAAAGTACAATTTCATGAAGAACAGGATCATGCACTTAAATTCATGAACTACCTGACTTCAAAAGGAAATAAAGTTGTATTACAACCAATTGAGGGAGTACAAACTTCATGGGATTCAACTCTACAAGCGTTTGAAGACACATTAAAACATGAGAGAGTTGTTACATCGTTAATCAATAACCTGGTAGCAATTGCACGCAGCGAAAATGATTACGCAACTGAAAACATGCTTCAATGGTTTGTAAACGAACAGGTAGAAGAAGAGGAAACAGCACAAGGTATGGTTGATGCATTAAAACTTATTGGAGACAATGGAATTGGTGTTTACATGATGGACAAGGAACTTGCAACCAGATCCTATACACCTTTAAACAGTTCTCAAAGTTCTCAGGAAGCTTAAAACAAACATATATAAAAATATATAAATCAGGGAATTAAAACTCCCTGGTTTATATATTAAAATTTACCCATGGGTAATAAATATATAAAATTAGCCAAATGTGTTTTACTTGATGCTATAGGAATGGCATCAGCCGCTATTCCTGTTGCCGGACCAGTTATTGATGTCATATGGGCACCAGTTGCAGCGTCAATAAGTTACAAGTTGTTTGGCAATAAAAGAGGTAAATACACCTCACTAATTACATTTATTGAGGAACTGCTGCCTGTTACAGACTTTATACCTTCATTTACCATATTCTGGATACTTTTCGATTTCCTTAAGATAGGAAAAGAGGAGCCTTCATTTAGCGACACAAGAGAGGCAGACTTAGTTTGAAACATTCAAATACATTATGAATAGAAAATCACTGTTATTACTAACAGCATTATTAATGATGCTGTCATGTACAGTTCAGTCAAAAGTTGACAACAACTCACTATTATGGAGTATTTCAGGTAATGGACTGGAAAGTCCTTCATATCTTTTTGGGACGCATCATCTTGTACCCATAACATTTCTTGATTCAGTACCCGGACTAAAACACTCTTTTGAAAACACAGAACAAGTAGTTGGAGAGCTGGACATGAGCAATATGGCAGAGATGCAGATGAAAATAATGAGCGAATCAATGTTGCCGAATGGCGTAACTTATGACTCACTCATATCAGAGGAAGATATTGAATTACTTGACAGCACGTTAAGGAATCTTGTAGGAGTTGGTCTTGAACAACTAGGAATCATGAAACCGGCACTCCTTTCTAATTTAATTTCCTTAACTCTATATCAGAAGTTTTATCCAACACTCTCAAATGAGATTAGTATGGATCAGCACTTTCAGGAAGAAGCATTATTGAGAAACAGGCCAGTAATAGGACTTGAGTCAACAGAAGATCAGATAGAGGTGTTGCTTAATCTGCAATCTCCTGAGCGTCAAGCAGAGATGTTAATGTGCATGGTTAAGAATCCTGATTTACTTAAAGAACAGATGGATGAACTACATGTTGCATATCACTCCTATGACATTAATGTACTTTATGAGCTTTCTGAGAAAGAATTGCCAAATGATCCATGCCCAAGTACAGAAGAGGAGAAAAATGCACTAAACAGGGACCGAAATAATAAATGGCTGAGAAAACTACCAGATATAATAGCTGATAAGTCTTCATTCATTGCCGTAGGTTGCCTGCACTTACCCGGAGAAGTTGGTTTGATTGAAGGACTTAGAAGTTTGGGCTATACTGTTGAGCCGGTTAAATAGGTATAATGAGTCTATAAACCTATTTTATCCATTTAAAGTCTACTTTTTCTCTAATAGCACAACATTCTCCACATGATGTGTCTGAGGAAACATATCTACAGGTTGGACTCGTACTACTCTATATTTGGAATCCAGCAGACTGAGG
This portion of the Lascolabacillus massiliensis genome encodes:
- the guaB gene encoding IMP dehydrogenase; translated protein: MSFIADKIVMEGLTFDDLLLVPAYSQVLPRDVSLQTKFSKNIMLNIPMVSAAMDTVTETVMAIAIAREGGIGVIHKNMSIDEQAKQVKAVKRAENGMILDPISITPDKTVSDALGLMSEYKIGGIPVVNGDNILVGIVTNRDLRFEKEMDKKIEVVMTKDNLVTTTISTDLDNAAEILQKHKIEKLPVVDANYKLVGLITYKDITKAKDKPFACKDEQGRLRVAAGIGVTADSIERATALVEAGVDAIVIDTAHGHSKGVADMLKLVKEKFPQIDVVVGNIATPEAAKFLVEAGADGIKVGIGPGSICTTRVIAGVGVPQLSAIYEVSKALKGTGIPLIADGGLRYSGDIVKALAAGGSSVMMGSMLAGTEESPGETIIFNGRKFKTYRGMGSLSAMQQGSKDRYFQDVEDDIKKLVPEGIEARVPFKGTLQEVIYQMVGGLRAGMGYCGAENIEKLHEAKFTRITAAGYTESHPHGVMITREAPNYSKGSE
- the spt gene encoding serine palmitoyltransferase, with the translated sequence MNLLREKMMKYDAPQRAKAAGIYPYFRAIESDQDTEVVISGKKVLMFGSNAYLGLTNHPKVIEAAVAATKKYGTGMAGSRFLNGTLDIHIELERKLANFMNKDEAIVFSTGFSVNEGVLGCLTGREDYIIWDERDHASIIEGLRTSFSTKYKFRHNDMAHLEKQLKRCDAQSVKLIVVDGVFSMEGDLTNLPEIVKLARKYNANIMVDEAHSLGVLGKKYSGRGVCDHFGLLGDVDLVMGTFSKSLASIGGFIAGDYPVINYLRHNARTNIFSASITPAATAAATAALDILKSEPERVKRLWELTYYAINQFKERGFELGPTSTPIMPLYVRDNDKTFLITKMLFENGIFVNPVVSPAVSPGDTLIRFSLMATHTIDQIDFAIENITKVFKKLDLL
- a CDS encoding ferritin; this encodes MISEKLEAAINKQINAELWSAYLYLSMSAHFANNALPGFANWFKVQFHEEQDHALKFMNYLTSKGNKVVLQPIEGVQTSWDSTLQAFEDTLKHERVVTSLINNLVAIARSENDYATENMLQWFVNEQVEEEETAQGMVDALKLIGDNGIGVYMMDKELATRSYTPLNSSQSSQEA
- a CDS encoding TraB/GumN family protein; this translates as MNRKSLLLLTALLMMLSCTVQSKVDNNSLLWSISGNGLESPSYLFGTHHLVPITFLDSVPGLKHSFENTEQVVGELDMSNMAEMQMKIMSESMLPNGVTYDSLISEEDIELLDSTLRNLVGVGLEQLGIMKPALLSNLISLTLYQKFYPTLSNEISMDQHFQEEALLRNRPVIGLESTEDQIEVLLNLQSPERQAEMLMCMVKNPDLLKEQMDELHVAYHSYDINVLYELSEKELPNDPCPSTEEEKNALNRDRNNKWLRKLPDIIADKSSFIAVGCLHLPGEVGLIEGLRSLGYTVEPVK